From the genome of Medicago truncatula cultivar Jemalong A17 chromosome 2, MtrunA17r5.0-ANR, whole genome shotgun sequence:
TTCTCTTCTGATGCACCATGTTGATTTATGGTTGACCTTTTTTAGATCTTCTACTAAGTCTTCTAACTTATCTTGTGCTTCTGATACTCTTATATATGTTCAGACCttgataaattttaatcaatagTCCTATACACTTAAACATATACTAGTATATCCAATTGTTCTTTTAATactttattatcatcaaaacttcagAGTCATTGTACAAATCTAACTTTGTTCCAACAACATTTAAATgtattcttataaaatatatttaaaatacgTTTTTATACAAAGTCATACTCTCAAAATATCATGttcaatatcaaaatatattttaatttcgtTGATTTATTGACTCGTTAATCTATTTAAATATATGTCAGATTATTTATTTGAAGACGTTAATATAAAAAAGGCTTTTAAATAGAATTGTAAGTCATGACATCGTTTCAAAAATGCCCAAGTTAGACTaacaaataatcatataatCGATAACAAGCCTGACTTGagccttcaatttttttcttcatcatgtCATACATAAACTTTGCGAAACCTAACCAATTTTCACCCGTagttatcatcaaaattaatGAAGGGTCAATTATCTAAAAATCAACATGACTCTAACAAAGATAAATATAGCTCGTTCGAACTCATTCCCAATCATACAATATatttgtgtagttttttttttccacaataaaatatttctttacaTCCAACTGCAGAGATTGATTCCTCAAATCGAATATGATTGTAATTGATGATAAAATTTTTTCCTTAAGATAATAAACACATTTGCATTTGTGTAACTAGATTTATCTTAACAAGTCATTcatctatatttttttggttagtctagTGATTGTGGCTTCAGAGAGATGCAGATTCCGACATTCGAACCCCGACGTCCTTGGATCTACCAAGTCAATTGTTGCTTCTACATCTATCTTACTACAAAAATCAGCTTAACCTTAAATACAAaatgatgaaagaaaaaaacaaattggatTAAGAAAAATGATGGTATGAATGAAAAAACTCCAATTATTCATCATTCTTCTTTGCATAGCCTTATTATTACACGTTTCTCTCCCGTCACATTCATTTCTCCATCTTCATTCAACACACGTCTCTTGCATTGCTTCCCTTATTACActtcccttctctctctctctctctctctctctctctctcatcctcTTCATTAAGGTATGTAACTACCTCTGTGATGTTAATTTCCttaattcttatttttgttgataatttgATTGTTAGAGTTGTTAATAGTAGACCCTTTCAGCTAAATCGtcttatatttgaaaaaaaatcatatctttTCACAGTTCAACTAAGACTTGCTTACAATTTCATTTCAGATACTAGAGCTTGTTTGAATCGCTTATTTGTTCTTATATATATTGTGTGTGTGTTAAAGCAAATGTGTATTTTGcatttttgtagtttatttGGACAAAGATGATGTATTTATGGATCAATGGTTTATTttgaagtgaaaaaaaaaatcaactttgtcACATAATTGATTTAtaggataaacaacttaaaaatatttattgcgTAGTGGATTAAGAACTGAAAGGGGTAAACAACTGAATTAAGTGCTTATAACATAcacacttatcatataagtgcttatttaCAGCACCGACTGTTTGGTTGTGCAAGCAGATCAACAACACATTGCCCTATAATTTAGCCATATTTTGAGTTTTTGGCGCTTTATTTGGTAAAAATGTAGTATTCTGAAATAATAAGAGGCCcaattccattttatttttgttggggatcaaaattttaagattagaATAGGGTCTCCAAAGTGTTTAGGACGGCCCTGCTTATTTATAAGCTACTTCTATACCaaaggataaaataaagttagattgttttcatataagttataagctgttttcataagctattctgaggagcttatgaaaataaacttaaaaatagcttatggacgtgtcataagttgtttccatagaTTTTCCAAACAGCCTTACAATTGCTTATGTTAGtacataagctcaaataagccaattgAAACAGACCCAGTTGTTGATACTGTATTAGGTTATGCTGTTACTTGGTTTTTGTAGATATATTGATCGTTTTATCTTGTAAAGTTGAGATAGGTTTCTCTTGTTGAATGATTTGATAGAAGAATAATTGCAAAAGCTAATTAGTTTAGGTCATTGCATACAGTTATATCAAGTTTGTTATGTTATCAGGTTTTATTCACAAAGAGTTGGATGTTTTTGGGAGATAACTTTAATATGATACACTTCTTACTTTTGTGATTATTTTCATGTCAAAGGGTGCATCTAAGTTCTCAATTTGGCTTCTAGCATGATCTGTCTTTCTGATCATACATCCGAGTTTTTGTTCTTATGGTTGTTACTTTTCATATCTAGAATTTTTTGAAGTACACAATTTATGCACAACATTTCTGGCATGCTCGCGCTCCTGTATATAGAGTATAGAATATTGACTCAATTTGTTATGTTGGTATGCCTTGATAAGAAATTAATTGGCGGTTTAAACTGAATTCACTGTGTTGGTTTTTGTAATCAGAAATTAGTTGGCGACCACAAAttgtatttataaaatatttcttttcctCCAAATCACAAGAAAAAACGATGTTTACTAACCTAACCGATATTTTCGATACTCTTCTTGATACAGATGGCAGCATCATTGGCATGCCTTGTTGGGAGTGGTTTAACTACACAAAGTAATAAAATGACGCTTGGCAAGGACTTAAATGGAAGACGTCTCTTACTTTCTCGGAGACATTCATCATCGAGGAGGGCATCAAAAACTATATTAGTAAAGGCATTGTTAGATCAAAGTGAACACAAAGGAAGAAGGGGATTTCTGAAATTGTTGAACACCACAGTTGGCTTATCTGCATTATTAGGAAGCGCGAATGCTAATGCTGATGAACAAGGCGTTTCCTCATCTAAAATGTCTTATTCTAGGTTTCTTGAGTATTTGGACAAAGACAGGGTTAAAAAAGTTGATCTGTTTGAGAATGGAACTATAGCTATTGTCGAGGCTGTTTCTCCCGAGTTAGGTAATAGGGTGCAGCGAGTGCGGGTTCAACTCCCCGGACTTAACCAAGAACTCCTTCAGAAATTCAGGACAAAGAACATCGACTTTGCAGCTCATAATGCTCAAGAAGAGTCAGATTCCTTCTTTTCCAACCTGATTGGAAATCTCGCTTTCCCTTTAATTGTTATTGGAGGATTGTTCCTTCTCTCACGACGTTCATCTGGAGGGACGGGAGGTCCCGGTGGGTCTggtttatttggttttggtcaaTCTAAGGCCAAATTTCAAATGGAACCAAATACTGGAGTGACATTTGACGATGTTGCCGGGGTAGATGAAGCCAAGCAGGATTTTATGGAGGTAGTGGAGTTTCTAAAAAAGCCTGAGAGGTTCACTGCTATTGGGGCTCGCATACCAAAAGGGGTTCTTCTCATTGGTCCCCCAGGAACTGGGAAGACACTATTAGCTAAGGCTATTGCCGGTGAAGCAGGTGTCCCATTTTTCTCAATCTCAGGTTCTGAGTTTGTTGAGATGTTTGTCGGTATTGGTGCTTCTCGAGTTCGCGATTTATTCAAAAAGGCCAAAGAGAACGCTCCTTgtattgtttttgttgatgaaattgaTGCTGTGGGAAGGCAACGAGGCACTGGAATTGGTGGAGGGAACGATGAAAGAGAACAGACCCTCAACCAACTTTTGACAGAAATGGATGGATTCGAGGGTAATACTGGAATCATTGTCATTGCAGCAACCAACAGGGCTGATATTCTTGACTCTGCTTTATTGAGACCGGGACGTTTTGATAGACAGGTAAGTAAGATTGTGTTAGGAAATATATACAATCTTTACGAGTTTTCATATGTTTGTTacatactttttaaaaataatctaaaaatcaatttaaatgagaacctgttttgacttttgagtagCTTctcttgaaaataatttatgattgatgatttttattatgGTAAACAAACACacgataatatttttttttttaaattaatctctAAAGTATTGAATATCAAAGTCACTTATTTTATAATCTGTAACAAACAAACCCTTATTAATGAGTAAATTACTGAACATAATGCTCTGCAGGTATCAGTTGACGTTCCAGATATTCGAGGAAGGACTGAAATACTAAAGGTTCATGGTAACAATAAAAAGTTTGATGGTGATGTGTCTCTTGAGGTAGTTGCCATGAGAACACCTGGCTTCAGTGGAGCTGATCTTGCAAACCTCTTGAATGAAGCTGCTATATTAGCTGGACGGCGTGGAAAGGCGGGGATTTCATCAAAAGAGATTGATGATTCTATTGATAGGATTGTGGCTGGAATGGAAGGTACCGTGATGACAGACGGGAAGAGCAAAAGTTTAGTGGCATATCATGAAGTTGGGCATGCCATTTGCGGGTAAGCCTGAAattaaaatgtagttttttttttcatgttagaCTTGTGTACCATTGCAGGGAAAGCTAGTTACTGTTGCCATAATGAATTCATGTTACACTTCTATACGAGGAGAATTGAGGAAAACAATGGTTCAAATTTATGAGCTGTTTTAGCTAATAGTTCCGAGAAATTTTGTTCTGAAATATCAATCTGTACTTGCAGAACATTGACTCCTGGTCACGATCCTGTACAAAAGGTAACCCTAGTTCCACGTGGTCAAGCTCGGGGTCTTACTTGGTTCATTCCTTCTGACGACCCAACTCTAATCTCCAAACAACAACTCTTTGCAAGAATTGTTGGTGGACTCGGCGGCAGAGCTGCGGAGGAAATTATTTTTGGTGAGCCTGAAGTTACAACTGGAGCGGCTGGTGATTTGCAGCAAATAACCGGTTTGGCTAAACAGGTCTCACATAATCACGTTATTTTCTGTTGTTCCATAATTCATCTCACTCATTTCcgtttttattttggtggggATGAATGCTATAAGTCCTTGTTTTGATGGTAATCTCAATTTGGTTATATTCTCTGATGGCATTCTGAGTATTTTTGTGATCAGGTCATCTTTAAAGATTTCTTCAATACCTGAAAATTTCCGCTTTTAAGCGAAAGAATGGATTTTCCTACATTATCCTTCTGATACAACTTTGTCATACTAATAAATGAAATGATACTCTTGCAGATGGTAACCACATTTGGAATGTCTGATATTGGTCCTTGGTCACTTATGGACCCGTCTCAAAATGCAGACGTCATCATGAGAATGATGGCAAGAAACTCAATGTCAGAAAAGCTTGCCGAAGACATTGATTCTGCTATCAAGAGGCTCTCAGATGAAGCATATGAAATTGCATTAAAGCATATAAGGAACAACCGTGAGGCCATCGACAAGATTGTCGAAGTCCTACTAGAGAAGGAGACAATTACCGGAGACGAATTCAGATCTCTCCTTTCGGAGTTTGTTGAAATTCCACCCGAAAACTTGGTCCCTACTTCAACTCCCTCACCAGTTGCTGTTTGAGTTGCTATATACATGTCATTACTCTAGTATAGCCCCTTTACATACTCAATTTTCTGTAATTGTCAAATATTTGTAACAGAAAAAATGTTCCTTCAAAGTGTTAGTTAGGACAAGATGTAACTTACATGAACAGTAGTAATAAAGTATCCATACATACTTTggatttttatttagttttcctTTTTGTAgcttctattttctatttgttCTAATCagagtcctcgtgagcttagctcagttagtagggacaatacataatatatgtaaggtccgagCAGGGCCGTCTTAAAAAATTCATAGGcccggttttaattttataagggatgcaaaaaaaaataaaaaaatctgggccccaaaaaaataaataagttatttaaaaaaataatattaaaaatcacacttttgTGGGTCTTGAACACATGACCTCACACTCATCAAAAAGTAGCCATGCCACTAAAGCAAGCTGTACAGATTAAATTAATTCgcttttaataaatatataaccattattttcgtggcttacatataaaaaaaaattgggccccAAAAAATTGGAGGCCCGGTGTCGTCGCCCAGCCTCGACGGGCTATGGGCCGGCCCTGGGTCCGAGGTTCAAATTCAagccatcaatttttttttttgttctaatcagagaaatatgatttcttttatttagaAGCTTCTGGTGTGGCTGCTTGCATCAGTTGCATgtgcttttatttattaaaaatgaaatcagCATTTTGAGGTACCATGAGACTGTAGATCTCAAATCAGATGTTTGCagaacaaataatatatactaTTATAACTATTTAATCATGCTATAGTAAGCATTTGTCAGAAGAAAACTTCAACCAATATCTAGTTAAAGCCTTGAAGATGAAGCATTTTCAATCATATAAAATAGCAGTAGAGATTTAAACTTCAACATAGATagcatatattaatattaattttaccatttcccaaatttttttaaacttcAACATTTTGCCCAATTAAAGTatatattaatactaattttaacataaatagtATACaatattagataatattttggtcctttatctattttttctccattttaatcctttatctttttaaatagaTTCAATATTAGTCTTGCGTTACCTTTCtgatataaaaaacacaattatattattcttttatttttctttcacaatTACCCTTTAACCCTTTAATCtttcacacaaattaaaaacacaatCTGGAAAAGGAGAAACGTGAaagcaagaagaagaagaagaagaggaaaattcAAAAGAAGAGGAAACCGCGATcctgaagaaaaagaagaggaaaCGTGATCCAGCAGAAGAAATGGAAACACAATTATGTTTTGATACAAGGTATTTGCATactttttttgattttgatttttgtttatctcTAAATCACGTTGTctgttttgattattataaATCTCTAAGTCTCTAGTATTTctaaattaagttaagggactatttatgtaattttgggTATTGTTTTGAAAGCGCCTCTGTCTTATTTGTTGATTGTTTTGAAGGTgtgtacaaaaaaaaaggtacatgTACCTTCCTGTCTATTGCAAATGGTTGGTGTATAATGGTTGTAAAATCATAATAAGTGACACTTTGGTTAATAATAATCTTATCCTTAGTTATTATAAaaggaacttctacggtacaatagtaattatttgtttacatattattattattgtaaacaataattaatgttctcaattatgagtgataaaaatttaaataataaataaattttatttcgttgatacttttgatgaataagatttagttattataattataaatgatcaaaaaataatatatttttttaaaaacaattcatttaactattaatttaaagagtaggtgtaccggtactcaaatatattgggtgtgtaccatagaatttaccTATtataaaacctaaaaaaaagtaaagtttaaataaaaaaaaatcatatctcaCCCTTAATTACTTTGATAACAAGAAAACCTGTGAGATTTGTAAAGattaaaaatattctaaattttatCGAGacaaaaaacatgtttaaaattACTGTTGACAAAAAGTCTTACGTATATTTTTGACGAAAAAAATTCTTACGTAAGTTGTATACATTTTGTCAGTTAATCTCTTCTATCTTCATCTATATGACGCACACATAATTCCAAATTATCATTGcaatcattatcattattatagATATACATACAAAATCGTTAGAGTGAATACTCCACTGCATTATTGGCTTTTTATGGTCtcacaattattattataattattatcacttttattattaatttgtttggtagattttattattcttattattattatttaaccaatataaaagtttaataactccttaaaaaaatataagtttaatAATATTCcgtaaaaaaagtttaatattattttttttgaaagaaaaaagtttaatattattattttggtgaACCTATAGTACATAGTTTACCAAATTAATTGTCAACTAACTCCtccttttaaaatatatttatatatatttattatactaACTATTAtatgatacttttttttacaggaTTATTATATGATTCTActccccttcaaaaaaaatattatatgattCTTATCATCATGCACCATTGACATTTGACAATAGCATTAAGCAGCACTAACTAGTGCTTTTAATTACACCGCGTCACGTACgtgttaaaatatataaaatattgtaccaaaaaacaaaacacctcatcacaaataaaaaataaacccttcaacaaatataataagaaTTTAAATTGAATGTATTGTCCGTACTCtaacattattttatctatatatttaatgatgtgtttttttATCTACTATCTAATAATGTGttgtcacatcaattaataaatataataatataaatatttttaaatttattaattaacataacaacatatcattaaatgtatatataaaacattgtattgatattatatattaattaaatttataatagattcttaatttataagaaaaaattaactttttagatttatttaataattgatGTACCTAGCTTGgaaatagaccaaatacatcaactattcaatgaatcaaaaaagtaaattgtttcttatatataggaccGGAAGAAGTACATGTTAGAATAATAATGATCTTGATGAAGAATTCAATTCataaatgttaaaataattatataatgaaGATGAGaagataaatatatatagtCTGCAATCGAACTGATCAGTGATCCCAATCCAAGGAATATGTGCACCAGCAAAATagtgtataataataataatttaatatcaataataaaaaatgatagtcaaataaaaacaaaaaaatatcaacataatagcatttattctattaaataatagaaGAACAAGTTGTACAGTGGGTCCAATTTGTCTCTATACATTTCATTTTCCTGGTCAGATATCATTTTGTCTGCTATGTTCAGTATTTCAGTTACCTACTTGATTTTCTCTTCCTCAAAAATAACCGAACTAAAACAAGTTTGTGTACTTCTATGTTCATGATTAAATTCTTCATGTATCCAACCATGGAATTTTGGTTCTTTCAATAACACAAGTTACACACACACTTATGTGTCACAAGTACCAGGTTGTTTTATAGGTGAGGTTTTGAATTTCACCTtgtgtagtattttttttttttttttgaattttcatttcTGGATTTATATTTTGGATTTGAGATTATTAGCTGTGTATTTGCATGTTGAACAACTGAACTAGTTCTATATTTCATGTTCTTAttgattagaaaaaattattcagCTAAAATCTTGTTATTGACAATTTTTAGTCAAATTTATAAAGTTTTGTTGATGTGTGGATTCACTCAATGAACTCCTTCCGGTAAGAGTTTGAACTTATAACCTTAACCTCAAGTGACATAGTTCAAATTCCCTCGGAGACAGTTTTATCTTTTAACCTGAAGGGACGAAGTTCAAATTTCCTTCTTCAATTTGAAAAAAGATCTGTTTTGATTGTAAAATAAGTTTTACCAGAATTTTTTCTTGAAACTCTTTTTGAGATGGAAGTCAATAAGTTTTTTTGGAAGCCTTTGTTCTGATTCCaatgtttttttcttgtattttttgtGAAGGTACCAAAAAGAACTTAGGAGTTGGAAGTTATTGAATCAAGTTCTAAATGGCTTCGCCGTTAGAGATTGACGAAGAGAATGATAACAAAGGCAGTATGTGGGATTTGGAACAGAAACTTGACCAGCCAATGGATGCAGAAGCAGGAAGGCTCAGAAATATGTACAGAGAAAAAGTATGATGCAATGAATTCTATTTTGTTTACATAGGAAACTGCAATTTGCaactttgaaattttgatgtCTACGACATGTCTGTTAAGTgattttaagtaattttttcgatctatgttattttgatttgtttcagAAGTTTTCTGCGCTGTTGCTTCTACGACTAGCATATCAAAGTCTTGGTGTAGTTTACGGAGATTTGGGAACTTCGCCCTTATATGTTTTCTATAACACATTTCCTCGTGGAGTTGATGATCCGGAGAAAGTGATTGGCGCTCTTTCTTTGATCATATACTCTCTTACTCTTGTGCCGCTGCTCAAATACGTTTTCATTGTATTAAGAGCAAACGACAATGGTCAAGGTATGTATTGTTTTCCAACTGTTTGGTTAATTTGGATATTAATGGTTGGACTAAGGAATATTAAGTAATTATTTGATGCAAGAGTAAAAGAGTGGATTTTGACTTAAGCCTCATTGTCACCATTGTACCGAAAAATAATCCGAATGGATTTGTTTAATGTGTGTTTGACTAAAGAACTTAATTTAGCATTTATTGAACAGGTACTTACTTTCAATCAAgttttaagttgtttttcagaagctattttGGAGAGCTTATCGAAATAAGCAAAAATAAGCTTATGAACAT
Proteins encoded in this window:
- the LOC25488224 gene encoding ATP-dependent zinc metalloprotease FTSH 2, chloroplastic; amino-acid sequence: MKKLQLFIILLCIALLLHVSLPSHSFLHLHSTHVSCIASLITLPFSLSLSLSLSLILFIKMAASLACLVGSGLTTQSNKMTLGKDLNGRRLLLSRRHSSSRRASKTILVKALLDQSEHKGRRGFLKLLNTTVGLSALLGSANANADEQGVSSSKMSYSRFLEYLDKDRVKKVDLFENGTIAIVEAVSPELGNRVQRVRVQLPGLNQELLQKFRTKNIDFAAHNAQEESDSFFSNLIGNLAFPLIVIGGLFLLSRRSSGGTGGPGGSGLFGFGQSKAKFQMEPNTGVTFDDVAGVDEAKQDFMEVVEFLKKPERFTAIGARIPKGVLLIGPPGTGKTLLAKAIAGEAGVPFFSISGSEFVEMFVGIGASRVRDLFKKAKENAPCIVFVDEIDAVGRQRGTGIGGGNDEREQTLNQLLTEMDGFEGNTGIIVIAATNRADILDSALLRPGRFDRQVSVDVPDIRGRTEILKVHGNNKKFDGDVSLEVVAMRTPGFSGADLANLLNEAAILAGRRGKAGISSKEIDDSIDRIVAGMEGTVMTDGKSKSLVAYHEVGHAICGTLTPGHDPVQKVTLVPRGQARGLTWFIPSDDPTLISKQQLFARIVGGLGGRAAEEIIFGEPEVTTGAAGDLQQITGLAKQMVTTFGMSDIGPWSLMDPSQNADVIMRMMARNSMSEKLAEDIDSAIKRLSDEAYEIALKHIRNNREAIDKIVEVLLEKETITGDEFRSLLSEFVEIPPENLVPTSTPSPVAV